In the genome of Coraliomargarita algicola, one region contains:
- the gspG gene encoding type II secretion system major pseudopilin GspG, translating to MKQSRLLKSTHRNSGFSLLEILIAIALVALLASVALNQLTGIFGDNQEEAARLFVTSNSELALTRYRLDVGNFPTTEQGLSALIKAPAGKEQRWKGPYLKETPIDPWGQPYQYRFPGSRNVSGSRSFDIWSLGADGVESGDDIGNWSSQ from the coding sequence ATGAAACAATCCAGACTGCTTAAATCCACCCACCGAAACAGCGGCTTCAGCTTGCTCGAAATCCTAATCGCAATCGCCTTGGTTGCGCTGCTCGCCAGCGTAGCACTCAACCAGTTGACAGGCATCTTTGGTGACAATCAGGAAGAAGCGGCGCGCCTATTCGTCACCAGTAACTCCGAACTGGCCCTCACCCGCTACCGACTGGACGTGGGTAATTTCCCAACTACGGAACAAGGACTCAGCGCTCTGATCAAGGCGCCCGCGGGCAAAGAACAACGCTGGAAAGGCCCCTACCTCAAAGAGACACCAATCGACCCATGGGGACAACCTTACCAATATCGCTTTCCCGGCAGTCGTAACGTCAGCGGCAGCCGCAGCTTTGACATCTGGTCACTCGGTGCAGACGGCGTAGAGAGCGGGGATGACATTGGAAACTGGAGCAGCCAGTAG
- a CDS encoding response regulator has translation MKTVYIIEDEEILRDLLSTFITTAYPELELLGMTGDGGEGFEKCLELAPDLVIVDIQLPEVNGLEILHRLKQKFPKIKILIFSGKTSYQTVKIAVNGNADGFINKISGLDELEKAIDAVSKGEQFFSPEIRDEVARIRAEAPGRSRPPFAT, from the coding sequence ATGAAAACCGTTTATATTATCGAAGACGAGGAAATCTTGCGGGATTTACTTTCTACATTTATCACAACCGCATACCCCGAACTGGAACTGCTCGGCATGACTGGCGACGGTGGTGAAGGCTTTGAAAAATGCCTCGAGCTGGCCCCCGACCTGGTCATCGTCGACATTCAGCTACCCGAAGTCAACGGCCTCGAAATCTTACACCGGCTCAAACAGAAGTTTCCTAAAATAAAAATTCTCATCTTCTCCGGCAAGACCTCCTACCAAACAGTCAAAATTGCAGTCAACGGGAATGCCGACGGATTTATTAATAAAATATCCGGGCTCGATGAACTGGAAAAGGCCATCGACGCCGTCTCCAAAGGCGAGCAATTCTTCAGCCCCGAGATCCGCGATGAAGTCGCCCGCATACGAGCCGAAGCACCGGGCCGCTCTCGCCCTCCCTTTGCTACTTGA
- a CDS encoding AAA family ATPase: protein MPNAPIIPAPRALETVDRLRANVERTIRGKTEAVDRTIICLLAGGHLLIEDLPGLGKTTLAYCLARSIDCSFSRIQFTSDMLPSDIIGVSIYDEKAKDFQFKRGPIFANIVLADEINRTTPKTQSSLLEVMGRGKLSVDGQTYTVPPPFMVIATQNPVDYEGTFPLPESQMDRFLMRMEMGYPEFEYELDILKGGHLHYDHLEAAPVVSRADVVELQEYTRRVFVEDTVAEYIVRLAAATREQAEFRSGVSPRGTLSLKIAAQASALAQGRAFVIPEDVQRMLHPVFAHRLALRKSMSDPMEERRSIEALLTQIAARVAEPV from the coding sequence ATGCCGAATGCCCCTATAATTCCTGCGCCACGAGCCCTTGAAACTGTTGACCGCTTGCGAGCGAATGTCGAACGCACGATTCGTGGTAAGACGGAAGCTGTCGACCGCACGATTATCTGTTTGTTGGCGGGAGGGCATTTATTGATTGAGGATTTACCTGGGCTGGGAAAGACGACTTTGGCCTATTGTTTGGCGCGCTCGATTGATTGTTCATTTTCGCGGATTCAGTTTACCAGCGATATGTTGCCCTCAGATATTATCGGAGTTTCGATCTACGATGAGAAGGCGAAGGATTTTCAGTTTAAGCGAGGTCCGATTTTTGCAAATATCGTACTGGCGGATGAGATCAATCGTACCACTCCCAAGACACAATCGAGCTTACTGGAAGTGATGGGGCGGGGCAAATTATCGGTGGATGGGCAGACCTATACGGTGCCGCCGCCCTTCATGGTGATTGCGACTCAGAACCCGGTCGATTATGAAGGCACCTTCCCGCTGCCGGAGAGTCAAATGGATCGCTTTTTAATGCGGATGGAGATGGGGTATCCTGAGTTTGAATACGAACTGGACATCTTGAAGGGGGGGCATTTGCACTATGACCATTTAGAGGCGGCTCCCGTGGTTTCGCGTGCAGATGTGGTGGAACTGCAGGAGTATACGCGGCGTGTCTTCGTGGAGGACACGGTTGCGGAGTATATTGTGCGTTTGGCTGCCGCGACCCGTGAGCAAGCAGAGTTTCGCAGCGGGGTGAGTCCGCGCGGCACGCTCTCGCTCAAGATCGCGGCGCAGGCCAGTGCGCTGGCGCAGGGGCGTGCTTTTGTGATTCCTGAAGATGTGCAGCGCATGTTGCATCCTGTTTTTGCGCATCGGCTGGCCTTGCGTAAGTCGATGTCGGACCCGATGGAAGAGCGGCGTTCGATTGAAGCTTTGTTAACGCAGATCGCGGCGCGCGTGGCGGAGCCCGTATAG
- a CDS encoding DUF58 domain-containing protein encodes MADSQIELRRWHDWTDPDFFMEGRQQERRILPLFLRQILPRPVQRTKLTFTGWMLIIVALGIGSAAYNTSSNILFMTLSLLLSSLVLSGILAQVNFRKLQWSLQAPEHLQVGEVGMAEVVLKNGKQIFPSMSVVFRVSSTVAPAGESLYLKHSIAAGNSTSLEWTFVPKQRGAFLVQLHGVESYFPFGFLRKGVGDLVEETIWVWPTRVDYSFHPVVDGRRYQAGISRRLAGAGSDLLKVRPYEAGDPPRLIHWKATARMNQLMVRQLAQEGQSGFYLRIDRLGRDWNEAQVETLCSVACALAEDLFHAGRLETVSVEDESIAVRGMREVHAFFDLLARLHLKPGASSVNSEMGTVGRNWITFRPCGESGVTIHVNGEQAGEA; translated from the coding sequence ATGGCTGATTCGCAGATAGAGTTGCGTCGCTGGCATGATTGGACGGACCCCGACTTTTTTATGGAGGGGCGTCAGCAAGAGCGCCGTATTCTACCTCTATTCTTACGGCAGATTTTGCCGAGGCCAGTGCAGCGTACGAAGCTGACGTTTACCGGGTGGATGCTGATCATTGTTGCTTTGGGGATTGGTTCGGCCGCGTATAACACGTCCAGTAATATTCTCTTCATGACACTTTCTTTGCTACTGAGTAGTTTGGTGCTCAGCGGTATTTTGGCTCAGGTCAATTTCCGTAAATTACAATGGAGCTTACAAGCACCTGAGCACTTGCAGGTGGGCGAAGTTGGCATGGCTGAGGTCGTTTTGAAGAACGGGAAGCAGATTTTTCCATCGATGAGTGTGGTCTTTCGCGTCAGTAGCACGGTGGCGCCGGCGGGCGAGTCTCTGTATTTGAAGCATTCCATTGCTGCGGGGAATTCGACCTCGCTGGAGTGGACATTTGTGCCGAAACAACGTGGGGCGTTTTTAGTGCAGCTACATGGGGTGGAGTCATATTTTCCATTCGGATTTTTGCGTAAGGGCGTGGGGGATTTGGTCGAAGAAACGATCTGGGTTTGGCCGACACGTGTGGACTACAGTTTTCATCCAGTGGTGGATGGGCGTCGTTATCAAGCGGGGATCTCGCGTCGGCTCGCTGGAGCTGGAAGCGACTTGCTCAAGGTGCGTCCATACGAGGCTGGTGATCCGCCGCGCTTGATTCATTGGAAGGCGACTGCGCGGATGAATCAATTGATGGTGCGACAACTGGCACAGGAAGGGCAGAGTGGTTTTTACCTGCGGATTGACCGGTTGGGGCGTGATTGGAATGAGGCACAGGTGGAGACTTTATGTTCAGTCGCGTGTGCACTGGCTGAGGATCTTTTTCACGCGGGGCGTTTGGAGACGGTGAGTGTGGAGGACGAATCGATTGCGGTGCGTGGCATGCGTGAGGTGCACGCGTTTTTTGATCTGCTGGCACGCTTGCATCTGAAGCCGGGTGCCTCTTCAGTAAATTCCGAGATGGGCACTGTTGGCCGAAATTGGATCACATTCAGACCGTGCGGGGAGAGCGGAGTGACGATACATGTCAATGGCGAACAAGCAGGTGAGGCTTAG
- a CDS encoding DUF3488 and transglutaminase-like domain-containing protein, translating into MANKQVRLSTEELHELKQLMGALLAMLSFWSLFSLDVESMSMLLLGGAVALVAFCCPRWVARIPTLVWRWAGPVMLLLIGTDFILNIPEFIPPLVRMVVLLIIYRMLAPRNLREDKQVILLCLFCVVISGVLTVSLLFAVQILLFAPLAMALLFVICLLDRGKEAKPHVIDWEQFQWSSFIRRVWRVLDLRIILLCAAMFALVVAVSSLLFILTPRFDFNRAIPFLELSTQARSGFSEDVRLGDVSEIQEDNSVALRIDLPGMEAVSAAPYWRMLVLDKYSDGRFRVSHSLRAKPFRIFEERRELSSTALPLSQRRGELWTFYMEGGISRYLPLPGDYGLLRFQKLQNIEWVPEVKVLGLDSVGQNVFSYQVEDLKFNSRFAAGERERAILDSLPLEVESPVEGEEERLAYPLTTLELSMSAPSKDVLGVINQEISGGAELNAADYSRATTSYLWQHFAYSLMPDIEWFMGNDPIVSWLESGSQGHCELFAGAFILLAREAGFPARMVVGYAGGSWNTLEDYFVVRNRDAHAWVEIYDAEDQSWLRVDPTPGRGSSDPEMMVQGSMAFDSGWSAWVDSLRIQWYRRVVNFEQKDQVELAATLKDVLLDYYVAFKEGLSRWGLRLKSWLLHPLKLGSLRPLAMLMVGIVVLGAVWRGRYWLLGLLYRFLRRPKALDPVRRQAGRYMIRLKAKGIETEVMAELQALRFGPEQSLRVAKPVFIRARRALKR; encoded by the coding sequence ATGGCGAACAAGCAGGTGAGGCTTAGCACGGAGGAGCTACATGAGCTGAAGCAATTAATGGGAGCGCTACTGGCGATGCTCTCCTTTTGGTCCTTGTTTTCTCTGGATGTCGAGAGCATGTCTATGTTGCTACTCGGCGGTGCGGTGGCGCTGGTGGCTTTTTGCTGTCCGCGCTGGGTTGCGCGTATTCCTACGTTGGTATGGCGTTGGGCGGGGCCCGTCATGTTGCTGTTGATCGGCACCGATTTTATTCTGAATATCCCCGAGTTTATTCCACCCCTGGTGCGCATGGTGGTATTGCTGATCATTTATCGGATGTTGGCCCCGCGCAATTTGCGAGAAGACAAGCAAGTGATTTTGCTTTGTCTCTTCTGTGTGGTGATCTCCGGGGTGCTGACTGTTTCTCTCTTGTTCGCAGTGCAGATCTTACTGTTTGCACCTTTAGCGATGGCACTGCTGTTCGTGATTTGTTTGCTTGATCGTGGAAAAGAAGCGAAGCCGCATGTAATCGACTGGGAGCAATTTCAATGGTCTTCGTTCATTCGTAGGGTCTGGCGAGTATTGGACCTACGGATTATCCTGTTGTGTGCGGCTATGTTTGCATTGGTCGTCGCGGTTTCCAGTTTGCTCTTTATTTTGACGCCGCGTTTTGACTTCAATCGGGCGATTCCATTTTTGGAGCTAAGTACTCAGGCGCGCTCCGGCTTCAGTGAGGATGTGAGACTGGGGGATGTGAGTGAGATTCAGGAGGATAACAGTGTGGCGCTTCGCATCGACTTACCAGGGATGGAGGCGGTGAGTGCGGCTCCTTATTGGCGTATGTTGGTGTTGGATAAATATAGCGATGGACGCTTCCGTGTGTCGCACAGCCTGCGTGCCAAGCCATTTCGGATATTTGAAGAGCGGCGGGAATTGAGTTCTACAGCCTTGCCCTTATCGCAGCGTCGTGGGGAGCTGTGGACGTTTTACATGGAAGGCGGGATTAGCCGTTACTTGCCATTGCCAGGAGATTATGGCCTGCTGCGTTTTCAAAAGTTGCAGAATATCGAATGGGTCCCCGAGGTAAAGGTGCTGGGCTTGGATTCGGTTGGGCAAAATGTATTTTCCTATCAGGTCGAGGACTTGAAATTTAATTCACGTTTTGCGGCGGGGGAGCGTGAGCGTGCGATCTTGGATTCGCTACCCTTGGAGGTGGAAAGTCCAGTCGAGGGCGAGGAAGAGAGACTGGCCTATCCGTTGACGACCTTGGAGTTAAGCATGTCTGCTCCATCGAAGGATGTGTTGGGCGTAATCAATCAGGAGATTTCAGGTGGAGCCGAGCTGAATGCGGCTGATTATAGCCGTGCTACGACGAGTTATCTCTGGCAGCATTTCGCATATTCACTGATGCCGGATATTGAGTGGTTTATGGGAAACGATCCGATTGTTTCTTGGTTGGAATCCGGTTCTCAAGGGCATTGCGAGCTGTTTGCGGGCGCTTTTATACTTCTGGCGCGTGAGGCAGGTTTTCCCGCACGAATGGTGGTCGGCTATGCCGGGGGCTCTTGGAATACCTTGGAGGATTATTTTGTGGTTCGGAATCGCGATGCGCATGCCTGGGTGGAAATTTATGATGCTGAAGATCAAAGCTGGCTGCGGGTGGACCCCACGCCTGGCCGTGGATCGAGTGACCCTGAGATGATGGTGCAGGGGAGTATGGCCTTTGATTCCGGTTGGTCCGCCTGGGTAGATAGTTTACGCATTCAATGGTATCGACGAGTCGTGAATTTCGAACAAAAGGATCAAGTCGAGTTGGCGGCGACTTTGAAGGATGTGCTGTTAGATTATTATGTGGCCTTCAAGGAGGGCTTGAGTCGCTGGGGCCTGCGACTTAAGTCGTGGTTGTTGCATCCGTTGAAGCTGGGGAGTCTTCGGCCACTCGCGATGCTTATGGTGGGCATCGTAGTGCTTGGGGCCGTATGGCGCGGTCGCTATTGGCTGCTGGGCCTGCTCTATCGCTTCCTGCGGCGACCTAAAGCGCTCGATCCAGTTCGTCGTCAAGCTGGGCGCTATATGATTCGCTTGAAAGCGAAAGGTATCGAGACGGAAGTGATGGCAGAATTGCAAGCGCTCCGCTTTGGCCCCGAGCAGAGTTTGCGAGTTGCCAAACCGGTATTTATCAGGGCCCGTCGAGCTTTAAAAAGGTGA
- the tsaE gene encoding tRNA (adenosine(37)-N6)-threonylcarbamoyltransferase complex ATPase subunit type 1 TsaE → MIDILQQLRHGICSHTAAETEALAGQLAALLPADSVLALHGDLGAGKTTFVRGLARAWGIQEAVTSPTYNLYTIYQGERQLIHLDAYRLNSGAELDALMIEDFLKAPWCFAVEWPERIPDALPEDTWHLYLTINSDQSHQIRMASQASS, encoded by the coding sequence ATGATCGATATATTGCAACAATTGCGCCACGGAATCTGCTCCCACACGGCAGCCGAGACCGAGGCCCTGGCTGGACAGCTGGCCGCATTACTGCCAGCGGATTCGGTCTTGGCCCTACACGGCGATCTCGGTGCGGGCAAAACAACCTTTGTCCGCGGCCTGGCCCGAGCTTGGGGCATTCAGGAAGCCGTCACAAGCCCGACCTATAACCTCTACACCATCTACCAAGGCGAGCGACAACTCATCCATCTGGATGCGTATCGCCTCAATTCTGGAGCAGAGTTGGACGCCCTCATGATTGAGGACTTTTTAAAAGCGCCTTGGTGCTTTGCAGTCGAATGGCCCGAGCGTATACCCGATGCCCTCCCCGAAGATACCTGGCACCTATACTTGACGATCAATTCCGACCAAAGCCACCAGATCCGTATGGCATCACAGGCTTCAAGCTAG